DNA from Chryseomicrobium sp. FSL W7-1435:
GATCTTCTACAATACCGTATGCTTTGCTCCAAAACGTATCCTGAAGCGGCATCAAGATACGTCCGCCTTCGGCTAATTTATTATATTCAGAGGTCAGCAGCTCTGCGTCATCCGACACAATAGCTAGCGTGATACCATCCCCGTGTGAGACAGGATTTTGTGGCATAGAGTCTGAAAAATAAAGCGGCGTGCCATGGACGGTTAGTCTTGCATGTAAGACACGGTTCTCAAGCTGGGAATCACTCTCGTGACCGGGCATATCACGGAAGTATTGAATCTGCGGTGTGTCCGTGCCAAATACCTGGTGATAAAAATGAACAGCTTCTTCCGTCATTCCATTAAAATTTAAATAAGCAATAATTGGCATACTGATCTCCTCCTAATTGAGTGGACAAAATCCACATTTTAATTGCCCAGGAATATCTTTTGCTAAACAACAAGTGGTGCGTACAGGGACTCGAATGAGCTCGTTAGGAGAGCGACCTTGTACAAAATCAGCGAAATAGGCAGCACCTTCCCACACGTTAGGATCTTGAAGCATCACCCAATCTTGTATAGCTTTTTCACGAAAATCAGATTGCTGTAAAAACACTGAGTAGTGCCAAACGATGTAACCAAAAATATTTTCCCAGTG
Protein-coding regions in this window:
- a CDS encoding VOC family protein — protein: MPIIAYLNFNGMTEEAVHFYHQVFGTDTPQIQYFRDMPGHESDSQLENRVLHARLTVHGTPLYFSDSMPQNPVSHGDGITLAIVSDDAELLTSEYNKLAEGGRILMPLQDTFWSKAYGIVEDRYGIQWQINHEE